Proteins encoded by one window of Prevotella nigrescens:
- the rseP gene encoding RIP metalloprotease RseP: MESFLIRLLQFIMAISLLVLLHEGGHMFFAKLFGVRVEKFFVFFDMAIGKWNGMLFKWKPKNDDTTYGMGWLPLGGYCKISGMIDESFDTKQMEKAPQPWEFRVKPAWQRLLIMIGGVLVNFLLALFIYSMIMFTWGETYFKVSDMSMGMQFNEQAKALGFKDKDVMLGTDKGAFREFANVNGDFFRQIAQSKYVEVLRNGKKTRIEMPGDLDMLSMFKERPLFAEPYIPARIDSVAANTPAMKAGIKAGDLLKSINGKAVNTWSDFHYQIGVLHDVAAVKNTHKDSLALRNVVLTVQRSGSNKLDTIKIQLNPEFKMGAIESSVLSYYKPTQEKYSFFASFPAGVKYGVNILRGYVGNFKYLASADGAKSLGGFGAIGKMFPPYWDWYMFWNMTAFLSIILAFMNILPIPALDGGHVMFLLYEMITRRKPSEKFMIRAEYVGITILILLMVVANLNDVLRWLGVM; this comes from the coding sequence ATGGAATCATTTCTTATCCGATTGCTTCAATTTATAATGGCAATCTCGCTGCTTGTTCTTCTCCACGAAGGCGGGCACATGTTCTTCGCAAAGCTATTTGGCGTTCGCGTAGAGAAGTTTTTTGTATTCTTCGATATGGCTATCGGCAAATGGAACGGTATGCTGTTCAAGTGGAAACCCAAGAATGACGATACGACATACGGCATGGGGTGGCTCCCACTCGGCGGTTACTGCAAGATTTCAGGTATGATTGACGAGAGTTTCGATACGAAACAAATGGAGAAAGCGCCACAACCGTGGGAGTTTAGAGTGAAACCGGCATGGCAACGCTTGCTCATCATGATTGGCGGTGTACTTGTAAACTTCCTCTTGGCATTGTTTATCTACTCCATGATAATGTTTACATGGGGCGAAACCTACTTCAAGGTGTCGGACATGAGTATGGGTATGCAGTTCAATGAGCAGGCAAAAGCACTCGGTTTCAAGGATAAGGACGTTATGTTGGGCACCGACAAGGGGGCTTTCCGCGAATTTGCCAACGTAAATGGCGACTTCTTCCGCCAGATTGCACAATCCAAATACGTGGAAGTGCTGCGCAATGGCAAGAAAACACGTATCGAAATGCCAGGCGATTTGGACATGCTTTCCATGTTTAAAGAGCGTCCTCTCTTTGCCGAACCTTACATTCCAGCGCGCATTGACAGCGTTGCAGCCAACACCCCTGCAATGAAAGCAGGCATAAAGGCAGGCGATTTGCTGAAGTCCATCAATGGAAAAGCCGTTAATACCTGGTCTGATTTCCATTACCAAATAGGAGTCTTGCACGATGTTGCAGCTGTTAAGAACACTCACAAAGACTCTTTGGCGCTTCGAAACGTAGTGCTTACCGTGCAACGGAGTGGTTCCAACAAGCTCGACACTATAAAAATACAACTCAATCCAGAGTTTAAAATGGGCGCAATAGAAAGTTCCGTGCTCTCATACTACAAGCCCACGCAAGAGAAATATTCGTTCTTCGCAAGTTTCCCAGCAGGTGTGAAGTATGGTGTGAACATTCTTCGCGGCTACGTAGGCAACTTCAAGTACCTTGCTTCTGCCGATGGAGCAAAGAGTTTGGGAGGCTTTGGCGCAATCGGAAAGATGTTCCCACCTTATTGGGACTGGTATATGTTTTGGAATATGACTGCTTTCCTGAGCATCATTCTTGCCTTTATGAACATTCTGCCTATCCCCGCACTCGATGGCGGACACGTTATGTTCCTGCTATACGAAATGATTACACGTCGCAAACCATCTGAAAAGTTTATGATTCGTGCCGAATATGTGGGCATCACCATACTTATTCTGCTGATGGTTGTAGCCAACCTGAACGACGTTTTACGGTGGTTGGGCGTAATGTAG
- a CDS encoding 2-C-methyl-D-erythritol 4-phosphate cytidylyltransferase, which translates to MNIAVIFAGGSGLRMHTKSRPKQFLDLNGKPIIIYTLELFDNHPQIDAIVVSCIKEWIPFLEKMLRKFEINKVVKIVSGGATGQDSIYNGLCAAKTYAKDEAATVLIHDGVRPLITEETITDNINKVAECGSCITCAPATETFIVKQEDGSLEIPTRANSLIARAPQSFHLFDILSAHRRAISEDRHNFIDSCTMMSHYGYKLGTIIGPMENIKITTPTDFFVFRAMVKVHEDQQIFGL; encoded by the coding sequence ATGAACATAGCCGTTATCTTTGCAGGTGGTTCGGGACTACGTATGCACACCAAGTCGCGCCCCAAACAGTTTCTCGACCTAAACGGAAAGCCCATTATCATCTACACGCTCGAACTCTTCGACAATCACCCACAGATTGACGCCATTGTCGTTTCGTGCATCAAAGAGTGGATTCCGTTCCTTGAAAAGATGCTCCGCAAGTTTGAAATAAACAAGGTTGTGAAGATTGTTTCGGGTGGAGCAACAGGGCAAGACTCCATTTACAACGGTCTGTGTGCAGCCAAAACGTATGCAAAAGACGAGGCTGCGACGGTGCTTATTCACGACGGCGTGCGCCCATTGATAACCGAAGAAACCATAACGGACAATATAAATAAGGTGGCGGAATGCGGTTCTTGCATTACCTGTGCGCCTGCTACCGAAACGTTTATCGTAAAACAAGAAGACGGAAGCTTGGAAATTCCGACACGTGCCAACTCTCTGATAGCACGCGCACCGCAAAGTTTTCACCTCTTCGACATTCTTTCAGCCCACCGCCGTGCGATAAGCGAAGACCGACACAACTTCATCGACTCGTGTACGATGATGAGCCACTACGGCTACAAGTTAGGAACGATTATCGGTCCAATGGAAAACATAAAGATAACCACCCCCACCGACTTCTTCGTATTCCGTGCAATGGTAAAGGTTCACGAAGACCAACAAATCTTTGGCTTATAG
- the cas2 gene encoding CRISPR-associated endonuclease Cas2, with the protein MVFFDLPTDTKKERKAATVFRQNLIKDGFTMFQFSIYIRHCGSKENMGVHIKRVSSFIPTYGKVGVMGITDKQFEEIKLFYGQKPQRPNAPGAQLELF; encoded by the coding sequence ATGGTATTTTTTGATTTACCCACAGACACAAAAAAAGAGAGAAAAGCTGCCACTGTCTTTCGTCAGAACCTAATAAAAGATGGTTTCACAATGTTCCAATTCTCCATTTACATACGTCATTGTGGCAGCAAAGAGAACATGGGAGTACACATCAAACGTGTTTCCTCCTTCATTCCAACATACGGAAAGGTCGGAGTTATGGGTATTACTGACAAGCAATTCGAAGAAATAAAACTCTTCTATGGACAGAAACCGCAACGCCCGAATGCTCCTGGGGCACAGTTAGAACTCTTTTAA
- a CDS encoding aspartate ammonia-lyase has protein sequence MANETNNKEFRIESDLLGELQVPANAYYGVQTQRAVNNYHISGKRMCDYPDYVIAMAYVKLAAVETNRELGEINDEICDAMAQACREIIDGKFHEDFVTDMVQGGAGTSVNMNANEVIANRACEILGHQKGEHKYCAPNDHANCGQSTNDAYPSAIHLALIRMNKTLVEKLANLVASFRKKAEEFKKDIKMGRTQLQDAVPMTSGQEFNAFANLLEAEIANLNKSAEMFLEINMGGTAIGTGLNAAPGFPEVCAKKLSELTGLKFRASEDLVAATPDTTDLVNYSGAMKRLAIKLSKICNDLRLMASGPRCGLHEINLPPMAPGSSIMPGKVNPVIPEVTNQTCFKVIGNDTTVTLAAEAGQLQLNVMEPIIMQCLVEDITWLGEAFDTLREKCIDGITVNREHNAEMVKHSIGIVTALNPYIGYKNSTKIAKKALETGGSVYNIVLEEGVLTKEQLDKILSPEHMLDSEKKVK, from the coding sequence ATGGCAAACGAGACAAACAACAAAGAATTCCGTATTGAAAGCGACCTCTTGGGCGAGCTTCAAGTACCAGCTAACGCATACTACGGTGTGCAGACACAGCGTGCAGTGAACAACTACCATATCTCTGGAAAGAGAATGTGCGACTACCCAGACTACGTTATCGCAATGGCTTACGTTAAGTTGGCTGCTGTTGAAACAAACCGCGAGTTGGGCGAAATCAACGACGAAATCTGCGATGCTATGGCACAGGCTTGCCGCGAAATCATCGACGGTAAGTTCCACGAAGACTTTGTTACCGATATGGTACAGGGCGGTGCAGGTACATCGGTGAATATGAACGCCAATGAAGTTATTGCTAACCGTGCTTGCGAAATACTCGGTCATCAGAAAGGCGAGCACAAATACTGCGCTCCTAACGACCACGCCAACTGCGGTCAGTCTACAAACGATGCATATCCATCGGCTATCCACTTGGCTCTAATCCGTATGAACAAGACATTGGTGGAGAAATTGGCAAACCTTGTTGCTTCTTTCCGCAAGAAGGCAGAAGAGTTCAAGAAGGACATCAAGATGGGTCGTACACAGCTCCAAGACGCTGTTCCTATGACAAGCGGTCAGGAGTTCAACGCATTCGCCAACCTGCTCGAAGCTGAAATCGCCAACTTGAACAAGAGTGCAGAAATGTTCCTCGAAATCAATATGGGCGGTACTGCAATCGGTACTGGCTTGAACGCAGCACCAGGCTTCCCTGAAGTATGTGCAAAGAAACTAAGTGAGCTTACTGGTTTGAAGTTCAGAGCAAGCGAAGACCTCGTTGCAGCAACTCCTGATACAACCGACCTCGTGAATTATAGCGGCGCAATGAAGCGTTTGGCTATCAAGCTCTCTAAGATTTGCAACGACCTTCGTCTCATGGCTTCTGGTCCACGTTGCGGTCTCCACGAGATTAATCTTCCTCCAATGGCACCGGGTTCAAGCATCATGCCAGGTAAAGTGAACCCTGTTATCCCTGAAGTTACCAATCAAACCTGTTTCAAGGTGATTGGCAACGATACAACCGTAACACTCGCAGCAGAAGCTGGACAGTTGCAGTTGAACGTTATGGAGCCTATCATCATGCAGTGCTTGGTAGAAGACATTACGTGGTTGGGCGAGGCTTTCGACACTCTCCGCGAGAAGTGCATCGACGGCATCACTGTAAACCGCGAGCACAACGCAGAGATGGTAAAACACTCTATCGGTATTGTAACTGCACTTAACCCATATATTGGCTACAAGAACAGCACGAAGATTGCCAAGAAAGCACTCGAAACAGGCGGTTCTGTTTACAACATTGTACTTGAAGAGGGTGTCCTCACAAAGGAACAACTCGACAAGATACTTTCTCCAGAGCACATGCTCGATTCAGAAAAGAAAGTAAAATAA
- a CDS encoding ATP-binding protein yields the protein MLYRKIEKFIKSHLQSSDDKILLIDGARQIGKSYIIRYVGQKEFSNYIEINMEEDKLGDRLFADVRTVRDFYLTLSINFGNKMGDKHNTLVFIDEIQAYDHLFTLLKFLREDGRFTYIASGSRLGIALKQTSSLPLGSILIKHMYPLDFEEFLIANGVGQIILDTLYDNFAKRKPMPTAIHNKLMSLFRHYLLSGGLPDAVNKFIEEDNIQTTRASQDAVYQNYGIDAAKYEQMTNRRLSIQRIYEMIPSNLEKTKKRIIAKDIEGKTGKRMSNYAEEFEYLIASGIALEVKAISTPTFPLIQNSGKNLLKLYMNDVGLLTSIYYRNNPKAVLDDVPSINLGSVYETVVAQELKAHGFSLYYYDNKQNGEVDFLIDDVEHLSITPIEVKSGKDYKIHSALNKFVSNKHYNIHRAYVLSNEQEVSVADGITYMPIYYIMCFKNE from the coding sequence ATGCTGTATAGAAAGATAGAAAAGTTTATAAAAAGCCATCTACAATCGTCTGATGACAAGATACTCCTGATAGATGGAGCACGACAGATAGGTAAATCGTATATCATTCGCTATGTTGGACAAAAGGAGTTCAGCAATTATATTGAAATCAATATGGAGGAAGATAAACTCGGCGACCGTTTGTTTGCCGACGTTCGTACCGTGCGCGATTTCTATCTTACACTAAGTATTAACTTTGGCAATAAGATGGGAGACAAACACAACACGCTGGTGTTTATTGACGAAATACAAGCATACGACCACTTGTTCACACTCTTGAAGTTCCTCCGTGAAGATGGCAGATTCACCTATATTGCCAGTGGTTCGCGCTTAGGAATTGCCTTAAAACAAACAAGTTCACTGCCATTGGGCAGCATACTCATCAAGCACATGTACCCACTGGATTTTGAAGAGTTTCTCATTGCAAATGGTGTCGGGCAGATAATACTTGATACACTATACGACAATTTTGCAAAAAGGAAACCTATGCCCACCGCTATCCACAATAAACTAATGAGTTTGTTCAGACATTATCTTCTCTCAGGTGGTCTTCCCGACGCTGTAAATAAATTCATTGAAGAAGATAACATACAGACAACCCGAGCTTCGCAAGATGCCGTTTATCAAAATTATGGTATTGATGCTGCAAAATACGAGCAGATGACAAACCGCCGATTAAGCATTCAACGTATCTACGAAATGATTCCTTCTAATTTAGAGAAAACCAAGAAGCGTATCATTGCTAAAGATATTGAGGGAAAAACAGGTAAGCGAATGTCCAATTACGCAGAAGAGTTCGAATATCTGATTGCATCTGGCATTGCTTTAGAGGTTAAAGCGATTAGCACACCTACATTCCCTCTGATACAAAACAGCGGTAAGAATCTTCTGAAACTGTATATGAACGATGTTGGTCTGCTAACTTCCATCTATTATCGCAACAATCCAAAAGCAGTGCTCGATGATGTCCCAAGTATCAATCTCGGCTCTGTTTACGAAACAGTTGTTGCACAAGAGCTAAAGGCACACGGCTTCTCGCTTTATTACTACGACAACAAGCAGAACGGAGAAGTAGACTTCCTTATAGATGATGTCGAGCATTTGAGCATTACACCGATAGAAGTTAAATCGGGAAAGGATTACAAAATACATAGTGCCTTGAATAAATTTGTTTCCAACAAGCATTACAATATCCACCGTGCATACGTCCTTTCAAACGAACAAGAAGTGAGCGTTGCCGATGGCATCACCTATATGCCCATCTATTATATAATGTGTTTCAAAAACGAATAA
- a CDS encoding NAD-dependent epimerase/dehydratase family protein, protein MNAILEQDVEQFALRFALKDELRGKTVAVTGATGLLGACMVRCLLALNRQQGLGLRVLAVVRNTAKAEAMFGKQDVALGFYAYDFSANEVFNPTEKIDFIVHFASPTASKYFVENPVETMVTVFNGTKNLLDYARTNHTQSVLLASSLEVYGTITDDSTPLTEEAQGYLDPMAVRSSYPMAKRAAETLCHDYAKEYGTHAKVARLAQTFGAGVAQDDTRVFAQFARSVIKGEDIVMHTKGELCRSYCYTTDAIAAMLYILLRGKDGEAYNVANETTYISIKDMATFLAETFNPRVKVVVELKDNMGYSPTTKLRLSTDKVRQLGWTPQYGLQEMFHRLIESLKQ, encoded by the coding sequence ATGAATGCTATTCTCGAACAAGACGTAGAGCAATTCGCCCTTCGCTTCGCCTTAAAAGACGAACTGCGCGGAAAGACGGTTGCCGTAACAGGGGCGACAGGACTGCTCGGAGCGTGTATGGTGCGCTGTCTGTTGGCATTAAATCGCCAGCAGGGTCTTGGTCTGCGTGTATTGGCGGTAGTCAGAAACACTGCAAAAGCCGAAGCAATGTTTGGCAAACAAGATGTAGCATTAGGGTTTTATGCTTACGACTTTTCGGCAAACGAGGTCTTCAATCCTACCGAAAAGATAGATTTCATCGTACATTTTGCCAGTCCTACGGCTTCAAAATACTTTGTGGAAAATCCTGTTGAAACGATGGTTACGGTGTTTAACGGCACGAAAAACCTACTCGACTACGCACGCACGAACCACACCCAATCGGTATTGTTGGCATCGTCGTTGGAAGTTTACGGCACCATTACCGACGACAGCACGCCGCTTACCGAAGAAGCACAGGGCTATCTCGACCCAATGGCGGTGCGCAGCAGCTACCCAATGGCAAAGCGGGCTGCCGAAACGCTCTGCCACGACTACGCAAAGGAATACGGAACGCACGCTAAAGTGGCACGCTTGGCACAGACTTTCGGTGCAGGAGTGGCACAAGACGACACCCGTGTGTTTGCGCAATTTGCCCGCAGCGTCATCAAGGGCGAGGATATTGTGATGCACACAAAGGGCGAACTCTGCCGAAGCTATTGCTACACGACTGACGCCATCGCCGCTATGCTCTACATACTTCTGCGTGGCAAAGACGGCGAAGCCTACAACGTGGCAAACGAAACCACTTATATCTCCATAAAGGATATGGCAACCTTCCTTGCCGAAACGTTCAATCCACGTGTGAAGGTTGTAGTAGAACTAAAAGATAATATGGGCTATTCGCCTACAACAAAGCTGCGTTTGTCTACCGATAAGGTGCGACAGTTGGGCTGGACGCCCCAATACGGCTTACAGGAAATGTTCCACCGCCTTATTGAATCTTTGAAGCAATAG
- a CDS encoding phosphorylcholine transferase LicD, with product MTKQFNTGETQETLRQDYNPDGSVLRRAQMRMLDMAIYLQETAKKIGIPLRLDGGNVLGALRHGGFIPWDDDIDMVVSQKDFKRLCDYLKVHPHPHYVLQDNSTDRGFYKEWACLRDLRTENRSHETSESENRRIHEAQKYRGLHVDIFPYEGNMIPWLQRFAAKLSVNVNLKMAGRYPRMAQTCYNVLHYGVFPVFRFIGKIFGNPDLYMHSYGAWFYEQNPKRIMVPHKDIVFEGYTFEGPADAEELCRIAYGEFMNLPPRDKRDRHKVDVVFFDE from the coding sequence ATGACAAAGCAATTCAACACCGGCGAAACCCAAGAAACCCTCCGTCAGGACTACAACCCTGACGGTTCGGTACTGCGACGGGCACAGATGCGTATGCTCGATATGGCTATCTACTTGCAGGAAACAGCCAAGAAGATAGGCATTCCGCTGAGGTTAGACGGTGGAAATGTACTCGGAGCGTTGCGCCACGGAGGTTTTATTCCGTGGGACGACGATATAGATATGGTGGTAAGCCAGAAGGATTTCAAACGCCTATGCGACTATCTCAAGGTGCACCCCCACCCCCATTACGTGTTGCAAGACAACTCTACCGACCGTGGATTCTATAAAGAGTGGGCTTGTCTGCGCGATTTAAGAACCGAAAACCGCAGCCACGAAACCTCCGAAAGCGAGAACCGACGTATCCACGAAGCACAGAAATATCGAGGATTGCATGTCGATATATTCCCCTACGAGGGCAATATGATACCTTGGCTGCAACGTTTTGCAGCGAAACTATCGGTGAATGTGAATCTTAAAATGGCAGGGCGATACCCCCGAATGGCGCAAACGTGCTACAATGTGTTGCACTATGGCGTCTTCCCCGTGTTCCGTTTCATTGGTAAAATCTTCGGCAATCCAGACTTGTATATGCACTCTTACGGTGCGTGGTTCTACGAACAAAACCCCAAGCGCATTATGGTGCCCCACAAAGACATCGTTTTCGAGGGCTACACGTTTGAAGGACCAGCCGACGCGGAGGAACTTTGCCGTATCGCTTACGGCGAGTTTATGAATCTTCCGCCACGCGACAAGCGCGACAGACACAAGGTTGATGTAGTGTTTTTCGACGAGTAG
- the cas1 gene encoding type II CRISPR-associated endonuclease Cas1: MIKKTLCFSNPAYLSLQNAQLAIRLPEVETCDDLPDGFKKQSERTIPIEDIGVVLLDNKRITITSSALEALIENNCAVITCDSKNMPIGLLLPLCGNTTQSERFRTQIEASLPLKKQLWQQTIKQKISNQAKLLSIYTNTDVGCMYAWADKVRSGDPDNLEARAAAYYWKNLFSDIPDFVRGREGEPPNNLLNYGYAILRAVVARSLVASGLLPTLGIHHHNRYNAYCLADDIMEPYRPYVDGLVLDVMASTTDYSELTKDIKMKLLAIPVLDTTIGNKKSPLMIATQQTTSSLYKCFSGEQRRMVYPEL, from the coding sequence ATGATAAAGAAGACATTATGTTTTAGCAATCCTGCCTATTTAAGTTTACAGAATGCACAATTAGCAATTCGTTTGCCCGAAGTAGAAACATGCGATGACCTGCCTGACGGTTTTAAAAAGCAAAGCGAGCGTACAATTCCAATAGAAGACATTGGAGTTGTACTACTCGATAATAAGCGGATAACCATTACATCGTCTGCATTAGAAGCTCTGATAGAAAACAACTGCGCAGTGATTACCTGCGACAGCAAGAATATGCCCATCGGACTTTTGCTGCCTTTATGTGGTAACACAACGCAAAGCGAACGCTTCCGCACCCAAATAGAAGCATCGTTACCGTTAAAAAAACAATTGTGGCAGCAAACCATTAAGCAGAAAATAAGCAATCAGGCAAAACTTCTAAGCATATACACCAACACCGATGTAGGCTGTATGTATGCTTGGGCAGACAAGGTTAGGAGTGGCGACCCCGACAATCTTGAAGCTCGTGCAGCTGCTTATTATTGGAAAAATCTCTTTTCTGATATTCCTGATTTCGTAAGAGGACGCGAAGGCGAACCACCTAACAACCTGTTGAACTATGGATACGCCATATTACGTGCCGTGGTAGCACGCTCTTTAGTAGCCAGCGGATTGCTCCCAACATTGGGTATTCACCACCACAACAGATACAATGCCTATTGCCTTGCCGACGATATTATGGAACCTTACCGCCCTTACGTCGATGGCTTGGTGTTAGATGTAATGGCGTCAACTACCGATTACAGTGAGCTTACAAAAGATATCAAGATGAAACTCCTTGCTATTCCTGTACTCGATACAACAATTGGAAACAAAAAAAGTCCATTGATGATAGCCACACAACAGACAACTTCCTCACTTTACAAGTGCTTTAGCGGAGAGCAAAGAAGAATGGTTTATCCCGAATTATAA